A single Ptiloglossa arizonensis isolate GNS036 chromosome 2, iyPtiAriz1_principal, whole genome shotgun sequence DNA region contains:
- the Ana3 gene encoding rotatin homolog anastral spindle 3 isoform X1, with protein MNGISAVHVKKLSHNLEEIRARALNNIISKYDLGFCCDCDAVKKELITKLFSWFSFEKFSQTQAVLDLLLRLLQTDDRSYLNAFGKLRFQNELHELRRKLGSEWHEKLNEIEEIVINEDKVQSTVADINNTKNSSSLKMGFINYDKHRAQIKDHEYNGTKTQRIEDRNMSHSVLTLPSVLDSTIPFDLTMECGDGTPISKTTDGGIKWLVMPWQALVTSDRGVLAAVEEALNNSLDTNLILHTCQFITNVMMQDFPAEVFLQRPAIVLILHNLLESSANTSDVNLRSIVPMVLKTLHKLTRSLRLRIYYYCEPCIANKKQKLLARKLSSNVYSSSETRDSPDGGFLEANYQAYQSTGTSERSHSAMDNIDDSILQLQQMLVPTFCIESLKHVISQLSIPFDSVFPLRNTKYISDLAYELVQLLITSVMPNIWLCNDDMALKVTENMKTLLSILGDVIQYFSNYSTIDHFRITYLHLVTITMKLLSNIVPLEIADVVFPKSLKTSICIAIMDAPIYFLYPNLHSMLQEYGRQFQGNDEIAHIKMFDETRTVAKSMKAAISLLKNSSNLSNADVLKTLYASKLSLSYHKNFYIIKKTIKFLQNINRYSLNNEDRTLATKLILSLLANGDTDVQYATYLECYTLVKNILGVDYNSERLSWENLVFLFEPPILTEIISHGVTNDDKKIKEISEEILVYILKGRMQMGESGWLRLLEAIVPVLPLLQCHTHPSTTLGQCVTKIFDPDISSNIQLPYIEVLKGNLRYLFSPDSNIREEAVCRLIWLLGKEKDSVQKLPRLSSLHGLPLGSLCIFEHQTSSKKSGSNYQRSNLLSVLQMLHEPDIDPKIRKSALVQISVMLSDSSLHTLFISENGLPLILKIFNSSLIEKDYINYPDSVISIITILNLLASTESSIRYDLSTRINVLSNIIRSLFLFPNNECIKIDASQLLCLLLYNEHIMRLSEKHTENYNLLNISLPYIIVSKMRLPFSCKSHWKISTHRRSDISILHSTNPLTSTFIKQYWIWEWNDGMNVLWKSWNDLNDPDLSEKLKIQENEFWSLRFSFPHYYCQQQLYNVQNSITHDAVSCALDYLTMYLKLYKMQQYEEIKDINLLPWERTFERFLLSHPTSKEDCELFVEVLNFLQLYVNITKNGKGTWTGKIMKNITKSLAELFKNSELDNQDVHQSILKLARTCSAVEKIEKSTDEDQEIWLHFIELVVSTLCFGDQQHFYNLAYLDWLLTCLTYLIEKCHWANYTNLLISLGNTLIELIISFHGAGTVSFMGLSITRSSIICLNHLLYQMQINVNKNTFAAFWYEEGRTLNWLPMLWQNRDPLVRASALQLLAGLINNLHTASQLLNAIALAPSELCQTLLQCIASREESCIVREHACIAFSNLVKNCNSVTFQYVDSLKANAILIYIEQNNTYYEISILCSNIYMYTTLDCDQIDSREQENENAPSVHSMQSGCTSLVPRTISYLYNCQDELHPFSVRGSGTTDMDNYLQLIVTPPLITAVCRLLNNLIFVGKQEIVHQIYEHSIDKYLFGCINEVPTDIEGKKNFTHYCDILEMYISICTVLTNCVMYSNEYISAINFSPDSLYSLLSFLNNDLYRTDKAQLMSLKNRLWIEIFNFIAVLSLTDNQHFESIQAALELCGPEAVLSSICIAMKDSNADLRMSAIGCLAFFLSQEIQKDSLGKSNISLQTVIDTTLIRTLGDNRSNLREVISDINKLSLRSANAHSKKSNETENVLLIHDKATDHEVEKEEVTIGEELCGVLLHLFIAHNYNRSKKNRKLTEDKDLITSALTNLLCISNEAKKFALEENLPETALMILKELYVRLNLQPFELFKNQIDREKKIPPLLHDVNGIFILLMNFMYGNTQVKEILTKRGLADVLHKLWVWIALNNIVATTALKLLATYTTKCSAAAQSLTLTTILPGTGLRRTPNTLALIHVIVQLVCKGIDKAGQLFDNHKLHFAFHVLRNAVHVHECRVSISKSNLLQFFTKIHPITTRRVKPWPLVELYCLEFLIDFTYYEEGQLCVPKAVDGLDVLLQLSKCSSSSSRILAISILRNLAFNMTNRPRLLSSVDFINVLHDIFKNGSLCEIKIAGSMLWSLVCNNQKGKLIARSAGFSQSIQEALGRLTLLSIVDRKQEQESVQMLQYVLRILSPMDTKMIE; from the exons ATGAATGGAATATCAGCGGTGCATGTtaaaaaattaa GTCATAATCTTGAAGAAATACGGGCGAGagctttaaataatattatttcaaaatatgaTCTTGGATTTTGCTGTGATTGCGATGCTGTAAAAAAGGAACTAATAACGAAACTATTTAGTTggttttcgtttgaaaaattttcacaaacacAAGCAGTTTTAGATTTATTGCTTCGTCTGTTACAG ACAGATGATAGAAGTTATTTAAATGCATTTGGTAAATTAAGATTTCAAAATGAACTTCATGAATTAAGAAGGAAACTAGGTTCAGAATGgcatgaaaaattaaatgaaattgaagaaattgttATAAATGAAGATAAAGTGCAATCGACAGTAGCGGATATTAACAACACAAAG aacTCAAGCTCTTTAAAAATGGGATTTATCAATTATGACAAACATAGAGCACAAATAAAAGACCATGAATACAATGGCACTAAAACACAAAGGATAGAGGATCGTAATATGTCACATAGTGTACTTACACTTCCATCTGTTTTAGAtag TACAATACCATTTGATTTAACAATGGAATGTGGAGATGGAACACCAATATCAAAGACTACAGACGGCGGAATTAAATGGTTAGTTATGCCATGGCAAGCTTTGGTCACTTCAGACCGAGGTGTTTTAGCAGCAGTTGAAGAAGCTCTAAACAATAGCTTAGACACAAATCTTATATTACATACATGTCAGTTTATAACAAACGTAATGATGCAAGATTTCCCAGCAGAAGTCTTTCTTCAAAGACCAGCAATTGTCTTG ATATTGCATAATCTTTTGGAATCTAGCGCAAATACCTCGGATGTTAATCTTAGAAGCATTGTACCAATGGTATTAAAAACACTTCACAAATTGACACGGTCTTTGAGATTAcggatttattattattgtgaaCCATGTATtgcaaataaaaaacaaaaa TTATTAGCAAGAAAATTAAGCAGCAATGTCTATTCATCTTCCGAGACAAGGGATAGCCCTGATGGAGGATTTCTAGAAGCTAACTATCAAGCCTATCAATCTACA GGTACAAGTGAAAGAAGTCATAGTGCAATGGATAACATTGATGATTCTATTTTACAACTGCAACAAATGCTCGTACCAACATTTTGCATTGAATCTTTAAAACATGTTATATCTCAACTAAGTATTCCTTTTGACTCAGTGTTTCCATTAAGAAACACCAAGTATATATCAGACTTAGCATATGAACTAGTACAACTACTTATTACAAGTGTTATGCCAAATATTTGGCTTTGTAATGATGATATGGCCTTAAAAGTAACTGAAAACATGAAAACATTACTCAGCATCTTAGGAGatgttatacaatatttttcaaactataGCACAATAGATCATTTTAGGATAACATATCTACATCTTGTAACCATTACAATGAAACTCTTAAGTAACATTGTTCCCTTGGAAATAGCAGATGTTGTTTTCCCTAAATCATTGAAAACATCAATATGTATAGCTATAATGGATGCtccgatttattttttatatccgAACTTGCATTCTATGTTGCAAGAATATGGCCGT CAATTTCAAGGTAATGATGAAATTGCacacatcaaaatgttcgacgaGACAAGGACAGTAGCAAAATCAATGAAAGCAGCTATatcattattaaaaaattcatcaAACTTGTCCAATGCGGACGTTTTGAAAACGTTATATGCATCAAAATTAAGTTTATCTTACCACAAAAATTTCTACATTATTAAAAAGACtatcaaatttttacaaaacatAAATAG ATACTCTCTAAATAACGAAGATCGTACGTTAGCCACAAAATTAATATTGAGCTTATTGGCAAATGGAGATACTGATGTGCAATACGCGACATATCTGGAGTGTTATACGCTAGTTAAAAACATTCTAGGTGTTGACTATAATAGTGAGAGATTATCCTGGGAAAATTTAGTCTTCTTGTTCGAACCACCAATTTTGACTGAAATAATTTCTCATGGTGTAACAAATGATGACAAAAAG ATAAAAGAAATATCAGAAGAAATACTAGTATATATACTAAAGGGAAGAATGCAAATGGGAGAAAGTGGATGGTTAAGATTATTAGAAGCCATTGTACCAGTTTTGCCCCTTTTGCAGTGCCATACCCATCCTTCTACAACTTTAGGTCAATGTGTAACAAAAATCTTTGATCCTGATATTTCCTCTAATATACAATTACCATACATTGAG gTTTTGAAAGGTAATTTAAGATATCTATTCTCGCCGGATAGTAATATCAGAGAAGAAGCTGTTTGTCGATTGATTTGGCTtcttggaaaagaaaaagattcaGTTCAAAAATTACCACGATTATCGTCTCTGCACGGTTTACCTCTTGGTTCACTTTGTATATTTGAACACCAAACATCTTCTAAAAAATCAGGAAGCAACTATcag aGGAGTAATTTATTATCTGTACTCCAGATGCTGCATGAACCCGATATTGATCCAAAGATACGGAAATCTGCATTAGTGCAAATTAGTGTTATGCTATCAGACAGTTCTTTACATACTCTATTCATTAGTGAAAATGGATTACCTttaattttaaagatatttaACAGTTCTTTG atagaaaaagatTATATTAATTATCCAGATTCCGTGATTTCAATCATCACTATATTAAACTTATTAGCATCCACTGAAAGCTCTATACGCTATGATCTATCCACTCGTATAAACGTTCTTTCAAATATAATAAGAA gtctctttttatttccaaataaCGAATGTATCAAAATTGATGCCTCACAACTTTTATGTTTGTTGCTTTACAATGAACACATTATGAGACTGAGTGAAAAGCATACAGAGAATTATAAtctgttaaatatttcattgcCTTATATTATTGTATCTAAAATGAGATTACCATTTTCTTGCAAATCTCATTGGAAAATAAGTACACATAGACGATCAGATATATCTA TTCTTCATAGTACTAACCCATTGACATCAACATTCATTAAACAATATTGGATATGGGAATGGAACGATGGAATGAATGTACTTTGGAAAAGTTGGAATGATCTCAATGATCCTGATTTATCAGAAAAGTTGAAAATTCAAGAAAATGAGTTTTGGTCTTTACGTTTTAGTTTTCCTCATTATTATTGTCAACAACAATTATACAATGTACAAAATTCAATAACACATGATGCAGTTTCTTGTGCACTTGATTATCTTACAAT GTacttaaaattgtacaaaatgcaacaatatgaagaaataaaggaTATAAATTTATTACCTTGGGAACGAACATTTGAACGATTTTTGCTCTCACATCCTACAAGTAAAGAGGACTGTGAATTGTTTGTTGaagttttaaattttttacagctCTATGTTAACATTACCAAAAATG gaAAAGGTACATGGACCGGCAAGATAATGAAGAATATAACCAAATCTTTAgccgaattatttaaaaattcggaGCTAGATAATCAAGATGTACATCAATCTATATTGAAACTGGCTCGTACATGTTCAGCTGTAGAGAAAATAGAAAAGTCTACTGATGAAGATCAAGAAATATGGCTCCACTTTATCGAACTAGTTGTGTCTACTTTATGCTTTGGAGATCAAcagcatttttataatttag CATATCTTGATTGGTTGTTAACGTGCTTAAcatatttaattgaaaaatgtcACTGGGCAAATTacacaaatttattaatatcatTGGGAAATACGTTAATTGAATTAATTATATCTTTTCATGGTGCTGGAACTGTTAGTTTCATGGGCTTATCTATAACTAGAAGCTCCATAATATGCCTTAATCACTTGCTatatcagatgcaaataaatgttaataaaaat ACTTTTGCAGCATTTTGGTACGAGGAAGGTCGCACATTAAATTGGTTGCCCATGCTGTGGCAAAATCGAGATCCTTTAGTCCGAGCATCGGCTTTGCAATTATTAGCTGGATTGATAAACAATTTGCATACAGCTTCTCAACTTTTGAATGCCATAGCATTAGCACCAAGTGAATTATGTCAGACATTACTTCAGTGTATAGCCAGTAGAGAAGAGTCATGCATAGTCAGAGAACATGCATGCATTGCATTTAGTAATTTAGTGAAAAATTGCAATTCTGTGACTTTTCAATAT GTGGATTCTTTGAAAGCAAATGCTATTTTAATATACATAGAACAAAACAACACTTATTATGAAATTAGTATTTTGTGTTccaatatttatatgtatactaCCCTGGATTGCGACCAAATAGATAGTCGGGaacaagaaaatgaaaatgcaCCATCTGTTCATAGTATGCAATCTGGTTGTACATCATTAGTACCACGAACAATTTCATATCTGTATAATTGTCAAGATGAATTACATCCTT TTTCAGTAAGAGGATCAGGAACCACAGACATGGACAATTATTTGCAGTTAATTGTAACACCACCTCTAATAACAGCTGTTTGTAGATTGTTAAACAATCTGATATTTGTAGGCAAACAGGAAATTGTTCATCAAATTTATGAACACTCTatagacaaatatttatttgg ATGTATCAATGAAGTTCCCACAGACATTGAAGGCAAAAAGAATTTTACACATTATTGCGACATTTTGGAAATGTACATTAGCATTTGTACAGTTCTAACAAACTGTGTTATGTACAGTAACGAATACATTTCTGCTATTAATTTTTCTCCAGACTCACTTTATAGTCTACTTTCCTTTTTGAATAACGACCTATATC GTACCGATAAAGCACAATTGATGTCTTTAAAAAACAGACTCTGGATAGAGATTTTCAACTTCATAGCTGTTCTCTCCTTAACCGATAATCAACATTTTGAATCAATACAAGCAGCCCTAGAATTATGTGGCCCAGAAGCAGTACTTTCATCAATTTGTATTGCAATGAAAGATTCGAATGCAGATCTCCGTATGAGCGCTATAGGTTGCCTTGCGTTTTTCCTTTCCCAAGAAATTCAAAAAGATTCTTTAGGAAAAAGTAACATATCCTTGCAAACAGTAATAGACACTACTTTAATACGAACATTAGGCGACAATAGAAGTAACTTAAGAGAAGTCATATCAGACATTAATAAACTCTCTCTACGAAGTGCAAATGCACATTCGAAAAAatcaaatgaaacggagaacgttcTATTAATCCACGATAAAGCAACGGATCATGAAGTTGAAAAAGAAGAAGTCACAATTGGCGAAGAACTTTGCGGTGTCTTGTTACATTTGTTTATTGCTCATAACTACAACAGGTCAAAAAAAAACCGTAAATTGACCGAGGACAAGGATTTAATTACAAGTGCACTTACCAATTTGTTGTGTATATCGAATGAAGCAAAAAAATTCGCGCTAGAAGAAAATTTACCGGAAACAGCTCTAATGATATTAAAAGAATTATATGTTAGATTAAATTTACAACCATTTGAGCTCTTTAAGAATCAAATAGACCGTGAGAAAAAG ATTCCTCCATTACTACATGACGTGAATGGTATTTTCATATTGTTAATGAATTTCATGTATGGTAATACACAAGTAAAAGAAATTCTGACAAAACGTGGATTAGCAGATGTGTTGCACAAATTGTGGGTATGGATTGCATTAAATAATATTGTTGCAACGACTGCTTTAAAATTACTTGCAACTTATACTACAAAATGTTCTGCAG CTGCACAATCGTTGACGTTAACAACTATTTTGCCAGGCACGGGACTTAGAAGGACTCCTAATACTCTCGCCTTAATCCATGTTATTGTACAATTAGTTTGTAAAGGAATAGATAAAGCTGGACAACTCTTTGATAATCACAAATTACATTTCGCGTTTCATGTTCTGAGAAATGCGGTACATGTACACGAATGTAGAgtttcgatttcaaag AGTAATCTCctacaattttttacaaaaatacatcCCATTACCACAAGAAGGGTGAAACCATGGCCGCTCGTCGAATTATAttgtttggaatttttaattgACTTCACTTATTACGAAGAAGGTCAATTATGTGTTCCGAAG gCTGTCGACGGTCTGGACGTACTATTGCAATTGTCGAAATGTTCTTCGTCGTCTAGCAGAATTCTAGCAATTTCCATATTGCGCAATCTGGCATTTAATATGACTAATAGGCCACGGTTACTTAGTTCAG TGGACTTCATCAACGTTCTGcacgatatatttaaaaatggttCCCTTTGCGAAATTAAAATAGCTGGTTCTATGTTATGGTCTTTGGTATGCAATAATcagaaaggaaaattaattgcACGGAGCGCTGGTTTTTCGCAAAGTATTCAAGAAGCATTAGGCAGACTTACATTGTTATCTATAGTTGATAGAAAACAGGAGCAAGAGTCAGTTCAAATGTTACAATATGTATTAAGAATTCTTAGTCCAATGGACACTAAAATGATTGAATAA